One window of Polyangiaceae bacterium genomic DNA carries:
- a CDS encoding isoaspartyl peptidase/L-asparaginase, producing the protein MLDALADAGAPWNQLPWATYVDPALRDGGLPQPDAGTPDAAGAADAGAADARPSDAATEASNQAADAAPAPSATAAPSSTPPVGTTATAAPKPTAAPKPTAAPKPTAAPKPTAAPKPTAAPKPTAAPKPTAAPKPTAAPSASPTPNPAPSDTVAVLIRDANDRFAVAASSGGPPLSLPGRIGDVPVYGAGIFVGPHGAVAITGRGELIVELGLARKVYERLALTHSARISATWGLKLVPKDEQIGIAVLGKRDAYVARSAALAWLGWRDGKWKAPEASP; encoded by the coding sequence ATGCTTGACGCACTAGCGGACGCCGGCGCACCCTGGAACCAGCTGCCGTGGGCCACCTACGTAGACCCTGCGCTCCGCGATGGAGGCCTGCCCCAACCCGACGCTGGTACGCCAGACGCAGCCGGAGCCGCAGACGCGGGAGCCGCAGACGCCAGGCCCTCTGATGCCGCCACGGAAGCGAGCAACCAGGCGGCGGACGCAGCCCCTGCCCCGTCGGCTACCGCAGCGCCCTCGAGCACCCCACCCGTCGGCACAACCGCAACTGCAGCGCCCAAGCCTACTGCAGCGCCCAAGCCTACTGCAGCGCCCAAGCCTACTGCAGCGCCCAAGCCTACTGCAGCGCCCAAGCCTACTGCGGCGCCCAAGCCTACTGCAGCGCCCAAGCCCACTGCAGCGCCCAAGCCCACTGCAGCGCCGTCAGCCTCCCCCACGCCGAACCCGGCGCCTTCGGATACGGTGGCCGTGCTGATTCGCGACGCCAATGATCGCTTCGCCGTGGCCGCCAGCTCCGGGGGTCCGCCGCTCTCGCTGCCTGGACGCATCGGCGATGTCCCCGTGTATGGGGCTGGGATCTTCGTCGGTCCCCATGGCGCGGTGGCAATCACCGGTCGCGGGGAGCTGATCGTCGAGCTAGGCCTCGCCCGCAAGGTGTATGAACGCCTCGCCCTAACTCATTCCGCACGGATATCCGCAACCTGGGGGCTCAAGCTGGTTCCCAAGGACGAGCAAATCGGTATCGCGGTGCTAGGCAAGCGGGACGCGTACGTCGCA